One Urechidicola croceus genomic window, TTACTATTAAAATTAGCTCAAGAACTTGAAGAATATGGTAAAGTTGAACAAATGCCAAAATTAGAGGGTAAACGTATGATTATGTTTATCTCACCAAAGAAAAAATAAATAGATGTTGAAAAAATTTCAGCACTTAAGATATTAAGCAAGATAAAAACGAGGAGAAATGCCTAAAATGAAAACAAAATCTAGTGCCAAAAAGCGTTTTAAGCTTACAGGTACTGGAAAAATCAAAAGAAAGCATGCTTTTAAGAGTCATATATTGACAAAAAAATCTAAAAAGCGTAAATTAAAATTAACTCACGACGGTTTGGTACACAAATCTGATGAGGGTAATATTTTACAACAATTAACTTTGAAATAAAAGTTAGAGGAATTAAGTTTAACCATGGAGTAAGGCAATAAAGATTCTGAATTAAGTTCAGAGCGCCTACTACAAAAAAAACACATTGAATTATGCCAAGATCAGTAAATTCAGTTGCTTCAAGAGCTAGAAGAAAAAAAATATTGAAGCAAGCAAAAGGTTACTTCGGACGTAGAAAAAACGTTTACACAGTAGCAAAGAATGCGGTTGAAAAAGGAATGTTATATTCTTATAGAGACCGTAAAAACAATAAAAGAAATTTCCGCGGATTGTGGATTCAACGTATTAACGCTGGAGCACGTCAATTTGGGATGTCTTATTCTCAGTTTATGGGTAAAGTAAAAGCTAACAACATCGAATTGAACCGTAAGGTACTTGCAGATTTAGCTATGAATCACCCTGAAGCTTTTAAGGCAATAGTAGATAAAGTAAAATAAATAGTTAATACTTGCTTATAACGAAAGTCTCGAACGAAAGTTCGAGACTTTTTGTTTTTCATAGCTTCACTTAAAACTATATTAAATATATTTTATAACTTTGGTACACTTTGTGTAATAACTTATTGAATTAAAAATAATTACCATGAAATTAAATACCATACTTTTTATATTATTAAGCGTTTTCTTTTTGAATATACACGCTCAACTTCCACAAGCCGACATAATCAAAACAAGTGAAGGTGATATAACAATTCAACCTATAACCCACGGTACACTTGTACTTACTTTTAACAAAACAACAATATATGTTGACCCGTATGGTGGAGCAGATAAATTTGAAGGTCTTTCAAAACCTGATTATATTTTAATTACTGATATTCATGGTGACCACTTAAATATAGAAACACTTAAAGGAATTGATACAAGAGGCGCAACATTTATTGTTCCTCAAGCTGTTGCAAATGAATTGCCTAGTGAATATAAATCACAAGTTGAAATTTTAGAAAATCGACAAGGTATTCATAGAATGGGAATGTACATATCTGCAGTTGCTATGTATAACTTACCTGAAAGTGAAGACTCAAGACACACTAAAGGTAGAGGAAATGGTTACATTATCAATATGGGTAGTAAAAACATTTATATTTCAGGAGATACAGAAGATATTCCAGAAATGAGAGCATTATATGATATTGATGTGGCTTTTGTATGTATGAATTTACCTTATACTATGGATATTGATCAAGCCTCAAGTGCTGTACTAGAATTTAAACCAATAATTGTATACCCTTATCACTATAGAGGGCAAGACGGTTTAGCTGATGTTAAAAAATTTAAAGAAATTGTAAATTCTGGAGATTCAAATATTGAGGTTAGACTTAAAGATTGGTACATGAATTAATATAAAAAAAGCATCATTAAAAATGGGTTCAAGTAATAATTACTTGAACCCATTTTTAATATGAACCAGTTAAAGGTTTATAATACCTCTCCTAATTCTTTTAATTTCTCCGTATTTTCAGCTAATTTCAATTCATCAATAATTTTATGAATATCTCCATTAATCACATTTTGAAGATCATAAATTGTCAATCCAATTCTATGTTCCGTAACTCTACCTTGAGGATAGTTATATGTTCTAATTTTAGCAGATCGATCACCACTTGCGACTAATGAATTTCTCTTTAAAGAATCTGCTGCTAGTTTCTTTTCTAATTCTTGCTCATATAAACGAGAACGTAAAACCTTCATCGCTTTATCTTTGTTTTTATGCTGTGATTTTTGATCTTGACACTGCGCTACCAAACCAGTAGGAACGTGAGTTAATCGTACAGCTGAATACGTTGTGTTTACCGACTGCCCTCCTGGCCCAGAAGAACAAAAGTAATCAACTCTTATATCACTTTGCTTTAATTCTACATCAAACTCTTCTGCTTCTGGTAATACCATAACTGTTGCTGCACTTGTATGAACACGCCCTTGAGTTTCAGTTTGGGGTACACGTTGTACTCGATGAACACCAGACTCAAACTTCATATCACCATAAACATCAGCACCAGTAACACTAAAAATGATTTCTTTAAAACCACCCGAAGTACCTTCACTTATATCTTCAACTTCTGTTTGCCAACCTTTATCAGAACAATACTTTGTATACATTCTATATAAATCTCCAGCAAAAATACTTGCTTCATCTCCTCCAGTCCCTGCTCTAATCTCTACAATTACATTCTTTGCATCTTCAGGATCCTTAGGAATTAACATGAACTTAATTTCTTCTTCTAACTTTGGAATCCCTTCATTAGCTTCATCCAACTCCATTTTAGCCATTTCAGTCATTTCTGGATCTGATCCATCAGAAATAATTTCTTTGGCTTCTTCAATATTATTTAGTAAAACTTCGTATTGATTTATTTTTTCAACCATAGCGCTTAAGTCCTTATACTCCTTATTGAGTTTGACATAACGCTTTTGATCGGTGATAATATCAGGTTGAATAATCAAATCTGACACTTCATCAAATCGTTGTTTTACTATATGCAGCTTATCTAACATCTTTTATTATTTGGATTGCAAATTTACGATAAATTGTTCTAATACTGAAAAGTTCCAAACTCACTTTTAATAGTCAACCTTTTAACTTCAGATTTTTCTACTCTACCTATAATTTTAGCATCAACATTGAAGGATTTAGAAATTGAAATTATATCTTCAGCATATTCTGAAGGAACATACAACTCCATTCTATGCCCACAATTAAACACTTGATACATTTCTTTCCAATCTGTTTTAGATTGTTCTTGAATTAATTTGAATAATGGTGGAACTGGAAATAAATTATCTTTTATTACATGAAGATTATTTACAAAATGCAAAATTTTGGTTTGTGCACCACCACTACAATGCACCATTCCATGAATTTCATTTGACGAATATTTATCTAAAATTTTCTTAATAATAGGTGCATAAGTTCTTGTTGGTGACAAAACAAGTTTACCAGCATCGATTGGGCTATTTACAACCGAATCTGTCAGTTTTACTTTTCCAGAATAAACTAATTCATCTGGAACCGCAGCATCATAACTTTCAGGGAATTTATCAGCAAGGTATTTATCAAAAACATCATGTCTTGCAGATGTTAATCCATTACTACCCATTCCTCCATTGTACTCAGTTTCGTATGTTGCTTGACCAAAAGATTCTAGCCCTACAATTACATCACCTTCTTTAATATTAGCATTATCAATAATATCAGATCGCTTCATTCGTGCAGTAACAGTTGAGTCTACAATAATTGTACGAACCAAATCACCAACATCGGCTGTCTCTCCACCTGTAGAATGAATCTTAACTCCAAAGGTTTTTAAATCGGCTATTAATTCTTCTGTTCCATTAATTATAGCAGAAATAATTTCACCAGGTATCAAGTTTTTATTTCGCCCAATAGTTGAAGAAAGTAGAATATTGTCTGTTGCTCCAACACATAATAAATCATCAATATTCATTATTAAAGCATCTTGCGCAATTCCTTTCCATACTGAAATATCACCAGTTTCTTTCCAATACATATAAGCAAGTGAACTTTTTGTTCCGGCACCATCAGCATGCATTATCAAACAATAATCACTGTCATTTGTTAAATAGTCTGGAACAATTTTACAAAATGCTTGTGGAAACAATCCTTTATCAACATTTTTAATGGCATTGTGCACATCTTCTTTTGAGGCCGAAACACCTCTTAAACTATATCTTTTGCTTATTTCTGAACTCATTTATTTCTATAACTAAAGAATTACAAAAGTAATTTTTCAAATTTTAATATTGTAAATTATTTACTATTTGTTACTAACAAATAGTAAATAAAAAAATGTCGAGTTAATTAACTCGACATTTTTTCTTTTTTTAGGAAAAGATAAATCTTAAATTTCTAAAAATTTAAGCGCACTAACTTTTTATTGAAATTTAGCACTTTTTAATTCATTTTCATGTGTGTCTGCTTGAGCCACATTTACAAAGTCATTTACTTCGTTTTGGTTTGTTGTTTCCACTTTTTTTGAATTCCCTTGCACTACCAGCAAAGTTGTAGTCAGCATAAAAAATACTAAACTAAGAATTTGATTTTTCATAGGTTTTAATTTTTTTTTAACACCTTTAAAATGTTAAAAATTACACAAATAATTTTTCAATAAAAAATACTCAAATGTGGAGACGAAAGTATTCTTCAAGAACTAACTCGGGGTTATAAATTAATGTGTGGGGGGGACTTTGGGACTATAAAAGTTTGAGGGGGATTCGGTATAATATTCTTACCTAACTTTTACACAACAAATGTACGAATATTTCATCTTAATATTAAAGAATAATTCCATTTTTTTAACAAAAAGACTGATTTAATAAATAATTTGCATTATTTACCTAATAAATAGCATTTCTCTATACTTAATTAACGGCCATAATTCATCATCTATTTGCATTTCTAATTTATCGCAATGATACCTAATTTCGTCAAAATAAGGCTTTACCTTATTGCAATACATCATTGATTTCTTATTAGAATCTAGTGTTTTATTGGCCTTTTTCCTCTCTTCAATCATAAAATCAACTTTTGAATTTATCTCTTCAATATGTTTTGAAATATCTTTAATTAATTTTATTTGCTCCTTGGCTTGAATAGTAAATTCTTTACCAAAAATTTCTTTTAAGCCTTTAACATTTTCAATAAGTGTATTTTGATATTTTATTGCAGTCGGAACAATATGGTTTCTTGCAATATCACCTAAAACTCTACTTTCAATTTGAATTCTCAATGTATATTCATCATTTTCAATTTCATATCTAGCTTTTGACTCAATTTCATTCATCACTCCCATTTCTTCAAAAAGCGCTATTGTTTTTTCAGATATTTTGGCTTTTAGTGCTTCTGGAGTAGAATTGTTATTACTTAGTTTTCTTTTCTTAGCTTCTTTTTGCCATTCTTCACTATAACTATTTCCTTCAAATAAAATATTTTTTGATGATTTTATATATTCTCGGATTACGTTAAAGATTGCATCATCTTTTTTCATATCCTTTTTAATAAGTTTATCTACCTCAATTTTAAAATCCTTTAATTGTTTTGCAACTATAGTATTAATTACAGTCATAGGATTAGCACAATTGGCCATTGAACCTACTGCCCTGAATTCAAACTTATTTCCTGTAAAAGCAAACGGCGAAGTTCTATTTCTGTCTGTATTATCAAGTAAAATTTCTGGAATTTTCCCTACAACATTCAATTTTAAATCTGTTTTTTCTTTAGGAGATAATTTTCCCTTTGTTACCGATTCTAATTCTTTTAATACACTTGTTAATTGCTCACCTATAAAGACTGAAATTATAGCAGGAGGGGCTTCTCCCGCTCCTAATCTATGATCATTTCCTGCGCTAGCTATAGCAGCACGAACCAATTCTTCATTGTCATTTACTGCCTTTATAGTATTTATAAAAAATGTTAAAAACTGTAAATTACTCATTGGGGTTTTTCCTGGACTTAACAAGTTCACCCCAGTATCAGTAGAAAGTGACCAATTGTTATGCTTTCCTGATCCACTTATTCCTGCAAATGGCTTTTCATGTAATAATACTTTAAAATTATGACGTTTTGCAGTTTTACCCATTATATCCATCAATAGAGAATTATGATCAACCGCTAAATTGGTTTCTTCAAAAATTGGAGCCAATTCAAATTGATTTGGTGCGACTTCATTATGCCTTGTTTTTAACGGAATTCCAAGAAGCATACATTCTGTTTCAAGATCACGCATAAATGCCATTGCTCTACTAGGAATCGTTCCAAAATAATGATCATCTAATTGCTGCCCTTTGGCAGATGAGTGCCCTAATAAAGTTCTTCCTGTTAAAATAATATCAGGTCTAGATGATGCTAAAGCATTGTCAACTAAAAAATATTCTTGCTCCCATCCTAATGATGAATTTACTTTTTTTACATTTTTATCAAAAAACTTACAAATTGCAGTTGCAGAATCATCTATTGCGTTTAACGCTCTTAACAGTGGAGTTTTATAATCTAATGCATCACCTTTATATGAAACAAATATTGTTGGAATACATAAAGTCGTTCCATAAATAAAAGCAGGTGATGTTGGATCCCATGCAGTATACCCCCTCGCTTCAAAAGTATTGCGAATACCTCCATGAGGGAAACTAGAAGCGTCGGGCTCTTGTTGAACCAATTCACTACCAACAAAACGTTCTATTGCATCACCATTTTCTATTATTTCAAAAAAGGCATCATGTTTTTCTGCTGTAGCACCAGTTAATGGCTGAAACCAATGTGTATAATGTGTTGCTCCTTTGGATAATGCCCATTCTTTCATACCAGCAGCAACTTGACTTGCCTCTTTTCTATCAATTTTCGAATTATTATCAATAGCATCTAAAACACTTTTAAATGCCTCTACAGAAAGGTATTGTTGCATTTTAGATTTGTTAAAAACATTTTCACCAAAAATTTCAGAACGTTTATTTTCATCAATAATCTTAATTGGTTTTCTATTTAAACTTTTTCTTAAAGCAGCAAATCTTAATGTTGACATGTCGGCACTATTTTTATTGCGAAGATAATTTTTTTTACATTAAAAAATAATATTTTTAAAATTTAACCCCTAAAAAAATAGGGGATTCATAAAAATAAATCAGTTTATAATAAATTTACCCCTATTTTTTAGAGGTATATTAATTTTGATTTATATTTGCTTAAATTTCTTAATCATTATTACAAATATTATATTATGGCAAAAATTAAATTAGAATACCTCTGGTTAGATGGTTATAAACCAACGCAAAACCTTAGAAGCAAAACTAAAGTTGAAGAACATGATAATTTCCAAGGTACATTAGAAGAAATAGGAAATTGGTCTTTTGATGGTTCATCAACAAGACAAGCATCAGGAGGTGCTTCAGATTGTTTACTAAAGCCAGTGGCAATCTATCCTGACCCTGCTAGAAGAAATGGATATTTAGTAATGACAGAAGTTTTAAATGCTGATGGTACTCCACACATTTCTAATGGAAGAGCAACTATTGAAGATGATGATAATGATTTCTGGTTCGGTTTTGAGCAAGAATATTTTATAATGGACACAAAAACCCAATTACCTTTAGGTTTTCCTGTTGGTGGTTATCCTGCTCCTCAAGGAATGTATTACTGCTCTGTAGGTGGTAAAAATACTCATGGTAGACTTTTAGTTGAAGAGCATGCTAATTTGTGTATTGATGCTGGATTAAATTTTGAAGGAATAAATCAAGAAGTTGCTTCTGGTCAGTGGGAATTTCAATTATTTGCAAAAGGAGCTAAAAAAGCAGGAGATGAGATTTGGGTTGCTCGTTATTTACTAGATAGATTAACTGAAAAATACGGATATTACATTGAATACCACCCAAAACCATTAGGTAAAGATATGGATTGGAATGGCTCTGGTATGCACGCTAACTTCTCTAACACAACTTTAAGAACTTGTGGTTCTAAAGAAACTTATGAGAAAATATGTGAGGCATTCCGCCCAGTAGTTAAAGAACATATTGCTGTTTACGGAGAGTTTAACGACCAACGTTTAACTGGTTTACACGAAACTGCAGCTATTACTGATTTCTCTTATGGTGTATCTGACCGTGGAGCATCAATAAGAATTCCAATCATTACTGTCGAAAAAGGCTGGAAAGGTTGGTTAGAAGACAGAAGACCTGCTTCTAATGGAGATCCATACAAAATTGCCGGTAGAATTATAAAAACAGTAAAATCTGCAAAAATATAAATCTATCTGATTTGTTTATAATTAAAAAGGAGACTTCGAATGAAGTCTCCTTTTTTATTCATCATTATTTTATAGTAGTCTATCCAATCATTTTATAAATAAAAATCACATAGCACGTTAAAAGTATCAATCCATCTCTCCAACCCAATCTCATTTTTGAAGGAATAAATACCAAAGGAAAAACTAATATTGCAAAACCTAACATCCAATAAATATCACTTGTCAATAATCCTTGGTCAACAACTTTAATTGGTGTAACCATTGAAGTAATACCTAAAACTGCTAAAATATTAAACACATTTGACCCTAATAAATTACCTAAAGAAATGGCTTTCTCTTTTTTAAGAACTGCAATGATTGATGCCGCTAGTTCAGGGATACTTGTTCCTACAGATATAATTGTAATACCAATAATTCGCTCACTTACTCCAAATTTTTCAGCCAAGTTTACAGCACCTTCAATTAACAATTCTGATCCGCCCCATAATGCAACACCTCCTAAAACAAGAAATAATAAATTCTTATATAAAGGCAATTCTTCATCATCTTCAGGCCTTTCATCAATCACAGCTGGCTTTTGGAATTTTAATAAATAAATTAAAAATATAATTAAAAAAGTAAATAGTACGATTCCTTCATACTGAACAATTTGCCCATCAATTGTAACGAAAAAATATAGCAGTATTGATGATATCATCATAACCGGCCAATCGGTTTTATAAAAACTTTTCTCAATAGTAATTGTAGATAAAATTATTGTAATTCCTAGAACTAATCCAAGATTTGCAATATTAGAACCTATTACATTTCCTAAAGCAAGATCGGCATGACCTTCTAAAGCTGATTTTAAACTTACAATTAATTCAGGCGCAGATGTTGCAAATGAAACAACGGTCATTCCAATTACAATTTTTGGAATTTTTAATCTTAATGAAAAACCAACCGCTGCTTTTAACAACCAATTACCTCCTAATATTAATAAAACAAGACCTATAATTATATAAACAAAATTCATTACTTAAAGTTTTGCACAAATATAACTGAATTATATTCTCACCCATTATTTACTTAATTTTTTGTTAAAACTATTTTTTTAGTTGTATAACTACAGAAATAGTTATAGATTTGAAACTGAAAAAAATCATTTAAAATGAAAAAATTAACAACTAAAGAAGAAGAAATAATGCAAGTTTTATGGAAACTTGAAAATGCCTTTGTAAAAGAAATCATTGAACATTTACCAGAAAAATCACATTACAATACTATATCTACTACTATTAGAAAAATGGAAGATAAAGGCTTTGTAAAATACATTGCTTACGGTAAAACACATCAGTACTACCCTGCTATTTCAAAAGAAGAATATCGAAAAAAATTTATTGGAAACACTATTAAAAATTATTTTGAAAACTCATATTCTAATGTAGTTTCATTTCTAGCTAAAGAAGAAAAAATAAGTGCTGATGAATTAAGAGAGATTATAAAATTGATTGAAAATAAAAAATAGCGACTATGGAATATTTATTAAAATCATCTGCAATCATTTTACTCTTTTATGGATTCTATAAAATAGTACTTGAACGTGAAACATTTTTTCAAGCCAATAGATTCTTCTTAATAATAGGTATTTTAACTTCTATTTTAACTCCATTAATTGTGATTCCAATTTATACAGAAACTAGTATAGATCCTATAGAATTTATTAATTCAACTACCGTAAATCAAACAACAATTGAAGAAAATTCTATAAATTGGTTAACGATTCTAAAATATATCTATTTATCGGGAATAATCTTTTTTTCAATTAAATTTTGCTTAAACATTCTATCTCTTATAAAATTATTTTTGAATCATAAAATTTCAAAAATTGATAACTATTTTCAAATTGAGACAACCTCTAACATCTCTCCGTTTTCATTTTTTAACATCATTTTTTACAACCCGAATCAATTTAGTAAAAAAGAGTTAACCCAGATAATCATACATGAAAAAGTTCATGTATTTCAACTCCACTCGATTGATATTTTACTTAGTCAATTAGCAAGTATTTTACTTTGGTTCAACCCCACCATATGGCTTTATAAACGTGAAATCGTACAAAATTTAGAATTTATAGCAGATGATAAAACACAACAAAAAACGGTATGTAAGCGAACTTATCAGCATCTTCTATTAAAAACAAGTTTACCAAATAATAAATTAATATTAACTAACAATTTTTACAATTCATTAATCAAAAAAAGAATTATTATGTTACACAAAACAAAATCTAACAGTAAAAATCAATGGAAACTCCCTTTAATAATCCCTTTTATTATTGCATTTATTATGATTTTTAATACTAAAATAATTGCACAATCCACTCCAAAAGTTGTAACTCTAGAAAAAGATATTGAAGCCTATTTGATTACAAAAAATTCAAAAGATGAAGATTTAGATCTAATAAAAAAGGAATCGAATAAAAAAGGAATAACAATTAGTATTAAGGGAGTTAAAAGAAATAACAATAATGAGATTACATCAATAAAAATAAATGTAAAATCAAAAAATTCTTCAGCAAATTATAATACAAGTTCAAATGAAACAATCAAACCAATCAAAATTTCTTATGAAGACAATGGAAATAATATTTCAATTGGAAATTCTGATATTCAATTTGATGACAATTCCGATATTACTATTCATAAAGATGGATCAAAAAAAATTGTGTTTATATCAAAAAATGGTGAAAAAGAACATATAGATATTGATAGTGACAATTTAGATAATTATATATTTATTTCAGATGATGGAACGAAAAAACTTCACAAAAAAGTTGAAATAATTAAAAAAGATAATAATGTACAAATTATTAACGATAATGATAATGACGAGAATGAATTAATAGAAGTAATCGTTTTAGATGAAGAAGAATCATTAAATAACAGCACAACTAAAAAGAAGAATGTTAAAATAATTCAAACTGATAAAGGAAAAGAGCCTTTATATATAATTGATGGAAAAGAATCTACAAGAGAAGAAATGGAAAGTTTAGGAACTGATAAAATTGAATCAGTAAATATATTAAAAGACAAAAGTGCCATTGAGAAATATGGTTTAAGAGCAAAAGATGGAGTTGTAGAAATAAAAATCAAAAAATAACTACCCATTACTTTTAATTATTTGGATTTAAACAATCAAGAATAATATTATTCTTGATTGTTTTTTTATTTTTTCTACATTTGAGAAATGAAAACAACACTCTTTAAATACCTTGCTATTGCTAATAAAAAACTCCTCCCCTCTTTCTCAAAAAAACAATTAGATATGAGTAAAGCAAAAAAATGGCAAATGATTATTATTGGCTGGAGATATTTTGTTACTAAAAATAGTTTGTAATTTTATAAAAGTTACTATATTTGCACCCTCAAAATGGCCTCGTGGCGCAACTGAATAGCGCATCTGATTACGGCTCAGAAGGTTATAGGTTTGAATCCTATCGAGGTCACAATAAAAAAAACCCTACATATAGTAGGGTTTTTATTTCTATATATTTTTTTATCTACTTTACACTAATAGATGAAATACTCTTTTACCTAATTTTTAATATTTTAAGCAACTATTTTAGAAATCATTCCTTTAAAAACAAACCAATGAAAAGGAGTTACAGTATACCAATACAGCCTACCTGCAAGCCCTTTTGGCCTAAAAGTTGCTGTTTGAAATAATATACCGTTTTCAATTTTAAACTCTAGCCAAGCCTCTCCAGGCAATTTCATTTCGGCATATAGCAATAACTTTTTCTTGTCTTTATCAGCATAAATAACACGCCAAAAATCTAATGAATCTCCAACATTTAAGTTCGTTATATGTGTTCTTCCTCTTCGTAAACCAATTCCACCCATCGCTTTATCCATAAATCCACGAATCTTCCACAAAAAATCTCCATAATACCAGCCATTTTTTCCACCAATTGAAAATATTTTATCAAGCGTTTTATTTAAATCAGTTACAGGGCGTTGTTTCTTATCAGTAAAACATCCATAAGTTGGAACATTTACATATTTGTGTGCTTTATTTCTTAATCTTCCACTAACAAAAGAATCTTTCCAACTAGAAATGATACTATTTTGCTCAATTTTTTCAAATGCTAATGATACAGCCTTAGAATAAGAAATAGGGTGAACATTTAATAATTGATTTATTTGACTTGGCTTACCAATAATTTCTATCCCCATACTATTGACTAGTGACGAAGCCAATTTATAAGAAGTAGAAGTCACAAAATATAACCAATAAGAAGACAGTTTTGGCGTCATTATAGGTACAGTTATAATCGTCCGTTTTAACTGTCTGATTTTTGAAAACTCTAACAACATTTCTTTATAAGTCAATATTTCTGGACCAAAAATATCATACGAAGTGTTGAATAACTTATTATTTCCTGCTGCCTTTGATAAAAATGATAAAACATCTCTAATAGCAATAGGTTGTGTTTTGGTATGCAACCATTTAGGAGCAATCATTATGGGTAGTTTTTCTACCAAATCTCTAATTATTTCAAAAGAAGAACTTCCTGAACCTACAATAATTCCTGCTTTAAATACTGTTAAAGCATACTTGTCCGATTTTAAAGCATCTTCTACATTTTTGCGCGATAGTAAATGTTTAGACAATTTGGTGTCATTGGTAATTCCACTAAGATAAATAACTTGTTCTGCATCTGTTTGTTCAATACATTTCCTGAAATTTTCTGCACATAATTTTTCTAATTCATGAAATTTAGTTGCAGAATTTGACATAGAATGGATTAAATAATAAGCAACATCTATTCTTTTTGGAATATTAGAGAGTGTTTCTTCTTTTAAAAAATCGGTTTCAACAATCGTTATGTTTTCCTCTTCTTTATAACTACTAAAAATTCTAGATGCATCCCTAACTGCACATACCACTTCATGTCCTTCATTTAGTAGTATAGGAATTAAACGTTTACCTATATATCCTGTTGCACCAGTTATTAATATTCTCATGCTCTAGTTATAATTTCTCTAGGCCGCTGATACGGAAAGCGTTCTTTTAATTTTGGAATTGTATAACCATCTAATCCATTAATCGCAGCAACTTTTCCTTCAGATAAATTTACAAAACCATCATTTTTAATTATTTCAGAATTAATATACAATCCTTGAATTTCTCCAACAATAAGAATAGTTCCATTAACTTTAATATGGTATTCTTCTACATATTTCATGGCCATTTGTACAGGACTATTTTTTACAAAAGGTGCATGAAAATCATTTTTATATTCTTTTTCAAGTGCAGTCATATCAAATTCGGAAGTTTCTTTAGCATACTTTGCCGAAGTATGATGTGCGTCAATTATTATATCTTCAAAAATATGATTAATAGTGTAAAATCCAGTTTCTTTAATATTGTCAAATGTGTTTCTAGCCGCTGTTGTTGGTCGCATTACAAACCCAAAAACGGGAGGATTGGAACCTAAATGTATTACTGAACTGAACACCGCAACATTGGTTTGTCCTTTTTTTGATTTA contains:
- the rpmI gene encoding 50S ribosomal protein L35, whose product is MPKMKTKSSAKKRFKLTGTGKIKRKHAFKSHILTKKSKKRKLKLTHDGLVHKSDEGNILQQLTLK
- the rplT gene encoding 50S ribosomal protein L20, translated to MPRSVNSVASRARRKKILKQAKGYFGRRKNVYTVAKNAVEKGMLYSYRDRKNNKRNFRGLWIQRINAGARQFGMSYSQFMGKVKANNIELNRKVLADLAMNHPEAFKAIVDKVK
- a CDS encoding MBL fold metallo-hydrolase, whose amino-acid sequence is MKLNTILFILLSVFFLNIHAQLPQADIIKTSEGDITIQPITHGTLVLTFNKTTIYVDPYGGADKFEGLSKPDYILITDIHGDHLNIETLKGIDTRGATFIVPQAVANELPSEYKSQVEILENRQGIHRMGMYISAVAMYNLPESEDSRHTKGRGNGYIINMGSKNIYISGDTEDIPEMRALYDIDVAFVCMNLPYTMDIDQASSAVLEFKPIIVYPYHYRGQDGLADVKKFKEIVNSGDSNIEVRLKDWYMN
- the prfA gene encoding peptide chain release factor 1; amino-acid sequence: MLDKLHIVKQRFDEVSDLIIQPDIITDQKRYVKLNKEYKDLSAMVEKINQYEVLLNNIEEAKEIISDGSDPEMTEMAKMELDEANEGIPKLEEEIKFMLIPKDPEDAKNVIVEIRAGTGGDEASIFAGDLYRMYTKYCSDKGWQTEVEDISEGTSGGFKEIIFSVTGADVYGDMKFESGVHRVQRVPQTETQGRVHTSAATVMVLPEAEEFDVELKQSDIRVDYFCSSGPGGQSVNTTYSAVRLTHVPTGLVAQCQDQKSQHKNKDKAMKVLRSRLYEQELEKKLAADSLKRNSLVASGDRSAKIRTYNYPQGRVTEHRIGLTIYDLQNVINGDIHKIIDELKLAENTEKLKELGEVL
- a CDS encoding AIR synthase related protein, with the translated sequence MSSEISKRYSLRGVSASKEDVHNAIKNVDKGLFPQAFCKIVPDYLTNDSDYCLIMHADGAGTKSSLAYMYWKETGDISVWKGIAQDALIMNIDDLLCVGATDNILLSSTIGRNKNLIPGEIISAIINGTEELIADLKTFGVKIHSTGGETADVGDLVRTIIVDSTVTARMKRSDIIDNANIKEGDVIVGLESFGQATYETEYNGGMGSNGLTSARHDVFDKYLADKFPESYDAAVPDELVYSGKVKLTDSVVNSPIDAGKLVLSPTRTYAPIIKKILDKYSSNEIHGMVHCSGGAQTKILHFVNNLHVIKDNLFPVPPLFKLIQEQSKTDWKEMYQVFNCGHRMELYVPSEYAEDIISISKSFNVDAKIIGRVEKSEVKRLTIKSEFGTFQY
- a CDS encoding glutamine synthetase III family protein, with product MSTLRFAALRKSLNRKPIKIIDENKRSEIFGENVFNKSKMQQYLSVEAFKSVLDAIDNNSKIDRKEASQVAAGMKEWALSKGATHYTHWFQPLTGATAEKHDAFFEIIENGDAIERFVGSELVQQEPDASSFPHGGIRNTFEARGYTAWDPTSPAFIYGTTLCIPTIFVSYKGDALDYKTPLLRALNAIDDSATAICKFFDKNVKKVNSSLGWEQEYFLVDNALASSRPDIILTGRTLLGHSSAKGQQLDDHYFGTIPSRAMAFMRDLETECMLLGIPLKTRHNEVAPNQFELAPIFEETNLAVDHNSLLMDIMGKTAKRHNFKVLLHEKPFAGISGSGKHNNWSLSTDTGVNLLSPGKTPMSNLQFLTFFINTIKAVNDNEELVRAAIASAGNDHRLGAGEAPPAIISVFIGEQLTSVLKELESVTKGKLSPKEKTDLKLNVVGKIPEILLDNTDRNRTSPFAFTGNKFEFRAVGSMANCANPMTVINTIVAKQLKDFKIEVDKLIKKDMKKDDAIFNVIREYIKSSKNILFEGNSYSEEWQKEAKKRKLSNNNSTPEALKAKISEKTIALFEEMGVMNEIESKARYEIENDEYTLRIQIESRVLGDIARNHIVPTAIKYQNTLIENVKGLKEIFGKEFTIQAKEQIKLIKDISKHIEEINSKVDFMIEERKKANKTLDSNKKSMMYCNKVKPYFDEIRYHCDKLEMQIDDELWPLIKYREMLFIR